One Thermus sp. CCB_US3_UF1 DNA window includes the following coding sequences:
- a CDS encoding IS256-like element ISTth4 family transposase, with the protein MFNRGAHLSTRRCPVDQDTLRILLREAVRETVAEVLQTVLELDRTAFLQVHGGRRNGYYPRKLETTFGQVDLKVPRDRESRYYPAFLKPYVRRLVDVGEVAVALYAAGVSQRKAAEILSLLLGHRYSHETLSALTDEVLEAAGAFRTRPLPEEMAFVYLDGLSLKVFREGEGIVRESVYVALGIAPNGERRVLGFWLLPTESALGWEGVLGELWQRGLRRVLLFITDGLPGLPEAIRRVYPQAEWQRCVVHGVRWSLSQVRARDRGLLAEDLRRVYGAESREEALGALEEVKAAWGSRYPGVVGLWVQDSGAFLRFYGYPKVLWPYLRSTNLMERFIREVRRGTKVRDHKFPKEEAVYKLLYLESERQEGRWAERKLKGFSEVKEVLEKMLQERYAPRTQTLTHNS; encoded by the coding sequence GTGTTTAATAGGGGGGCACACCTTAGCACGAGGAGGTGCCCCGTGGACCAGGATACCTTGCGGATCTTGCTGAGGGAAGCGGTGCGGGAGACAGTAGCCGAGGTTCTGCAGACGGTTCTGGAGCTGGACCGGACGGCCTTCTTGCAGGTGCACGGAGGCCGCAGGAACGGCTACTACCCCCGCAAGCTGGAGACCACCTTCGGCCAGGTGGACCTGAAGGTCCCTAGGGATCGGGAATCTCGGTATTACCCGGCTTTCCTTAAGCCCTACGTCCGCCGCCTGGTGGACGTGGGGGAAGTGGCGGTAGCCCTTTACGCCGCCGGGGTCAGTCAGCGCAAGGCGGCCGAGATACTGAGCCTGCTCTTAGGCCACCGCTACTCCCACGAGACCCTGAGCGCCCTGACGGACGAGGTCCTGGAGGCGGCAGGAGCCTTCCGCACCCGGCCTTTGCCCGAGGAGATGGCCTTCGTCTACCTGGACGGGCTTTCCCTAAAGGTCTTCAGGGAAGGAGAAGGGATCGTACGGGAAAGCGTGTATGTGGCCCTGGGCATCGCCCCTAATGGGGAGAGGCGGGTCCTGGGGTTTTGGCTGTTGCCCACGGAGAGCGCCCTGGGATGGGAGGGGGTCCTGGGGGAGCTTTGGCAGCGGGGCCTGCGGCGGGTATTGCTCTTCATCACCGACGGGCTGCCCGGGCTTCCTGAAGCGATCCGCAGGGTCTACCCTCAGGCGGAATGGCAGCGGTGCGTGGTGCACGGGGTGCGGTGGAGCCTGTCCCAGGTGCGGGCGCGGGACCGGGGCCTGCTGGCGGAGGACCTGAGGCGGGTGTACGGGGCGGAGAGCCGGGAAGAAGCTCTTGGGGCCTTGGAGGAGGTGAAGGCCGCCTGGGGTTCGCGGTACCCGGGGGTGGTGGGGCTTTGGGTACAGGATTCGGGGGCCTTCCTGCGGTTCTACGGGTACCCCAAGGTGCTTTGGCCGTACCTGCGGAGCACCAACCTGATGGAGCGGTTTATCCGGGAAGTGCGGCGGGGGACGAAGGTGCGGGACCACAAGTTTCCTAAGGAAGAGGCGGTGTACAAGCTTCTTTACCTGGAGTCGGAGAGGCAGGAAGGGAGGTGGGCAGAACGGAAACTAAAGGGGTTCTCGGAGGTGAAGGAGGTGCTGGAGAAGATGCTTCAGGAGCGGTATGCCCCCCGTACACAGACTCTTACACATAACTCTTGA
- a CDS encoding YbjN domain-containing protein, with protein sequence MVQPVEPLTAERIGRALKAMGLKVLVNEDGEFLVLFKKDPSANPMALVNVAPQGSANQVLAVIALVKGHPPMEPEELLAKANEWNGTRRWPRALVRGGELLLDYHVDLEEGVTEAQLRNFLATAFSGIGQFLLWIEGGDDLEDLFRTLGLLG encoded by the coding sequence ATGGTCCAACCCGTGGAACCCCTTACGGCGGAGCGCATCGGCAGGGCTTTGAAGGCCATGGGGCTCAAGGTGCTTGTGAACGAGGACGGTGAGTTCCTGGTCCTTTTCAAGAAGGACCCCTCGGCCAACCCCATGGCCCTGGTGAACGTGGCCCCTCAGGGTTCGGCGAACCAGGTCCTGGCCGTCATCGCCCTGGTGAAGGGGCATCCGCCCATGGAGCCCGAGGAGCTCCTGGCCAAGGCCAACGAGTGGAACGGGACCAGGCGCTGGCCCCGGGCCTTGGTCAGGGGAGGGGAGCTCTTGTTGGACTACCATGTGGACCTGGAAGAGGGGGTTACCGAGGCCCAGCTCCGCAACTTCCTGGCCACCGCCTTTTCGGGGATTGGCCAGTTTCTCCTCTGGATAGAGGGCGGGGACGATCTGGAAGACCTGTTTAGGACGCTGGGCCTTTTGGGGTAG
- a CDS encoding helicase-related protein translates to MNVDMLQPGALFRARGRDFRLERRQGDVLVARTVDSEEETLFYLPLEGEALELTTLGLPPERPGDPALHDLLLQALDLATLHADAPFLALQRSRVVPANYQLVPLLMALRQPKVRLLIADDVGLGKTVEAGLIIKELLLRNKARRVLILAPAHLLGQWQEALRRFFHLDFAVLSGPNLKRLARTLPPGANPWAHFDRIIASVDYAKQGDVRQLVLLQDFDLLLVDEAHMAARPPTEKGKQMERYRLVRELARRVPHLLLLTATPHNGYTESFYSLLEHLDALGLGLFKNGTLDREVAKKHVVQRRRKDVEEWFRKEGKKSPFPERETKEEAVNPNRAELELFEAVRRYQAEVYDPDPAKVPVLGRWLAMHLMRRATSSPRALERSLERRKGLLENLLTEGQGITGEEEAALFDTTPDRLLPEEAEVGLELSLADRARAQAEKGYLETLLRYLKGWRKDSKLERLRDLLTQPFLFGKGRTLLFTRYRDTLEYLVEKLGPNLPYPVFAVHGEMSEEDRDEVLKAFAQESPALLIATDVFSEGLNLQHYAAQLIHYDLPWNPNRLEQRNGRIDRFGQPEPRVRIRTFYYEQSFDVAVFHLLLEKAERIRRELGVVPAFFGEEAYLRERLEALWKQDWRQERRLQASLFAEVEDRELEGARRAVQEGFYGHSEFSLPDVEKRLQQALERAGNPKALEGFVLDGLRYLGWRVWGEDPYTAERDAGEAVPGLPARFGPFSFDPEAPLGVEVLDLSHPLVEHLVSYLRYRAYRDLDGARTALLALRAPLGTPPVAFYHFRARFLGPGGEVLETLYRRALRLLDGAEVPPKEAEALWRARLKAAPALSREQAQLLAADALRTPLEALGRRGAEEALARLKAEREALKRDLERAYGTLPEAFRELDRLELLGHELLAITLLAPAALR, encoded by the coding sequence ATGAACGTGGACATGCTCCAACCCGGGGCCCTTTTTCGCGCCCGAGGCCGTGATTTCCGCTTAGAGCGGCGGCAGGGAGATGTGCTTGTGGCCAGGACGGTGGACTCCGAGGAGGAAACCCTTTTCTATCTACCCCTGGAGGGAGAGGCCTTGGAGCTGACCACCCTGGGCCTCCCCCCTGAGCGGCCAGGGGACCCGGCGCTGCACGATCTCCTCCTCCAGGCCCTGGACCTGGCCACGCTCCACGCCGATGCGCCCTTCCTAGCCCTGCAACGCTCCCGGGTGGTCCCTGCCAACTACCAGCTTGTGCCGCTTCTCATGGCCTTGCGGCAGCCCAAGGTGCGCCTCCTCATCGCCGACGACGTGGGCCTTGGCAAGACCGTGGAAGCGGGCCTTATCATCAAGGAACTCCTTTTGCGCAACAAGGCGCGCCGGGTGTTGATCCTGGCCCCTGCCCACTTGCTCGGCCAATGGCAGGAGGCCTTGCGGCGCTTCTTCCACTTGGACTTCGCGGTGCTTTCCGGCCCCAATCTCAAACGGCTGGCCCGAACCCTTCCGCCGGGGGCCAATCCCTGGGCACACTTTGACCGCATCATTGCCAGCGTGGACTACGCCAAGCAGGGCGATGTGCGGCAGCTGGTGCTTTTGCAAGATTTTGACCTGCTTTTGGTGGACGAGGCCCACATGGCCGCCCGCCCGCCCACGGAGAAGGGTAAGCAGATGGAACGCTACCGTTTGGTGCGGGAACTGGCCCGCCGGGTACCCCATCTGCTTCTCCTCACGGCCACGCCCCACAATGGTTACACCGAAAGCTTTTATAGCCTTCTAGAGCACTTGGATGCCTTGGGCCTAGGGCTTTTTAAAAACGGGACGTTGGACCGAGAGGTGGCCAAAAAGCACGTGGTGCAGCGGCGCAGGAAGGATGTGGAGGAGTGGTTCCGCAAAGAAGGGAAAAAAAGCCCCTTCCCCGAACGGGAGACCAAGGAAGAGGCCGTGAACCCAAACCGGGCGGAACTGGAGCTTTTTGAGGCGGTGCGCCGCTACCAGGCCGAGGTGTACGATCCGGACCCCGCCAAGGTTCCGGTGCTCGGTCGCTGGCTGGCCATGCACCTCATGCGCCGGGCCACCAGTTCCCCTCGGGCGCTGGAAAGAAGCCTGGAGCGCCGCAAGGGCCTTTTGGAAAATCTCCTTACCGAAGGGCAAGGGATCACAGGGGAAGAGGAGGCCGCCCTTTTTGACACAACCCCAGACCGACTTTTGCCCGAGGAAGCAGAGGTGGGCCTCGAGCTCAGCCTGGCCGACCGGGCCCGCGCCCAAGCGGAAAAGGGCTATTTGGAGACACTTCTCCGATACCTAAAAGGATGGCGTAAGGATAGCAAGCTGGAAAGGCTTCGGGATCTGCTCACCCAACCTTTCCTTTTCGGTAAAGGGCGGACCTTACTCTTTACCCGCTACCGCGATACCCTGGAGTACCTGGTGGAGAAGCTGGGCCCGAACCTGCCCTATCCCGTCTTTGCCGTGCATGGGGAGATGAGCGAGGAGGACCGGGATGAGGTGCTAAAGGCCTTTGCTCAGGAAAGCCCTGCCCTTCTTATAGCCACCGATGTGTTTTCCGAAGGGCTCAACCTGCAACACTACGCCGCCCAGCTCATCCATTACGACCTTCCTTGGAACCCCAACCGCCTTGAGCAGCGCAATGGCCGCATTGACCGCTTCGGCCAGCCCGAACCAAGGGTGCGGATCCGTACTTTTTACTACGAGCAATCCTTTGACGTGGCGGTTTTCCACTTGCTTTTGGAGAAGGCCGAGCGGATTCGGCGGGAACTTGGGGTGGTCCCGGCCTTCTTCGGAGAGGAAGCCTACTTGAGGGAGCGCCTCGAGGCCCTCTGGAAGCAAGACTGGCGGCAGGAGCGCCGTCTACAAGCCTCCCTCTTTGCCGAGGTGGAGGACCGGGAGCTGGAAGGGGCCAGGCGCGCAGTCCAGGAAGGCTTTTACGGGCATAGTGAGTTTAGCCTGCCGGACGTGGAAAAGCGTCTGCAGCAAGCCTTGGAGCGGGCAGGAAACCCCAAGGCCCTGGAAGGGTTTGTCCTGGACGGCCTCCGCTACCTGGGCTGGCGCGTTTGGGGAGAGGACCCCTACACCGCCGAGCGGGATGCAGGAGAGGCCGTGCCTGGCCTTCCGGCTAGGTTCGGACCCTTTAGCTTTGACCCGGAGGCTCCCCTAGGGGTGGAGGTGCTGGACCTATCCCACCCCTTGGTGGAGCACCTGGTGTCTTACCTACGCTACCGGGCCTACCGGGATTTGGACGGGGCGCGGACCGCTCTTCTGGCCTTGCGGGCGCCTTTGGGCACGCCACCTGTAGCCTTTTACCATTTCCGGGCCCGGTTTTTGGGCCCCGGGGGTGAGGTACTGGAAACCCTCTACCGGCGCGCCCTTCGCCTTTTGGATGGCGCCGAGGTGCCACCCAAGGAGGCCGAAGCCCTCTGGCGAGCCCGCCTAAAGGCAGCGCCGGCCCTTAGCCGGGAGCAGGCCCAACTGTTGGCGGCGGATGCCTTGCGAACCCCCCTCGAGGCCCTAGGCCGCCGGGGAGCCGAGGAGGCCCTAGCCCGTCTGAAAGCGGAACGGGAAGCCCTCAAACGAGACTTGGAGCGCGCCTACGGAACGCTTCCCGAAGCCTTTCGCGAGCTAGACCGGTTGGAGCTTCTGGGGCACGAGCTTTTGGCCATCACCCTGTTGGCCCCAGCAGCCTTGCGCTAA
- a CDS encoding TROVE domain-containing protein gives MPLNPGPRVHPTHQGGRGFPASPQGELLLLVAGSLFSGDLFYEGAEEREARFTALAAEVTQQDPEFVALLATYARQVLGLRSGPSALVAHLFWWGPVEVAEGAAQRVWLRGDEHLETLAYTRAQGWRIRKALKRAVAQRLNAMSPQALLKYRWEGRGFRQRDALILCHPKAPDREHALVYEWLVRGREAQPEARALVETLLAERPTWERILSRKGSTPEAWREALPHLSGLALVRNLNNLHRHGLLEDPGVQAWLAQRLGDPRVARWGLFPYQWLQALLQGEELGYPQAVLSALEGALEASLPSLPFQGESLVLVDVSGSMYQPLSARSQATYALAAASLGALLYRATGGQLYGFDRHTIPLPYGPDAPLGQMVRHLLEAGGGGTYLGEALRRTLPAFPGPRVVILTDEQVADDAYTPLRRWLGEDPSRVAHVVNVAGYGPLAFPEGGVSRVAGFSGRLLELLAVLEAQDPKAHLRARVSEASLAEEEEEGEGQGR, from the coding sequence ATGCCCCTCAACCCAGGGCCACGTGTCCACCCCACCCACCAGGGCGGCAGGGGGTTCCCCGCAAGCCCCCAAGGGGAGCTCCTCCTCCTCGTGGCCGGCAGCCTCTTTTCCGGCGACCTCTTTTACGAAGGGGCGGAGGAGCGGGAGGCCCGCTTCACCGCCCTGGCCGCGGAGGTCACCCAGCAGGACCCGGAGTTCGTGGCCCTGTTGGCCACCTATGCCCGTCAGGTCCTGGGCCTGCGCTCGGGTCCCAGCGCCCTGGTGGCCCACCTTTTCTGGTGGGGGCCGGTGGAGGTGGCCGAGGGGGCAGCCCAGAGGGTATGGCTTCGCGGGGATGAGCACCTGGAAACCCTGGCCTACACCAGGGCCCAGGGGTGGAGGATCCGCAAGGCCCTGAAGCGGGCCGTGGCCCAGCGCCTCAACGCCATGAGTCCCCAGGCCCTCCTCAAGTACCGCTGGGAGGGGCGGGGCTTTCGCCAGCGGGACGCCCTGATCCTCTGCCACCCCAAGGCCCCTGACCGGGAGCACGCCCTGGTCTACGAGTGGCTGGTGCGGGGCCGGGAGGCCCAGCCCGAGGCCCGGGCCTTGGTGGAAACCCTTTTGGCGGAACGCCCCACCTGGGAGAGGATCCTCTCCCGGAAGGGGAGCACCCCCGAGGCCTGGCGGGAGGCCCTGCCCCACCTCTCGGGCCTGGCCCTGGTGCGCAACCTCAACAACCTCCACCGCCACGGCCTCCTGGAGGACCCCGGGGTCCAGGCGTGGTTGGCCCAGCGCCTGGGGGACCCCAGGGTGGCCCGTTGGGGGCTCTTCCCCTACCAGTGGCTCCAGGCCCTCCTGCAGGGGGAGGAGCTGGGGTATCCCCAGGCGGTCCTTTCCGCCCTGGAAGGGGCCCTGGAAGCCTCCCTTCCCTCCCTGCCCTTCCAGGGGGAGAGCCTGGTCCTGGTGGACGTTTCCGGGTCCATGTACCAACCCCTAAGCGCCCGGAGCCAGGCCACCTACGCCCTGGCCGCGGCCTCCCTGGGGGCCCTGCTCTACCGGGCCACGGGGGGCCAGCTCTACGGCTTTGACCGCCACACCATCCCCCTCCCCTACGGGCCGGATGCCCCCCTGGGCCAGATGGTGCGCCACCTCCTGGAAGCAGGCGGCGGTGGAACCTACCTGGGTGAGGCCCTCAGGAGGACCCTCCCCGCCTTCCCAGGCCCACGGGTGGTCATCCTCACCGACGAGCAGGTGGCCGACGACGCCTACACCCCCTTGCGCCGCTGGCTGGGGGAGGACCCTTCCCGGGTGGCCCACGTGGTGAACGTGGCGGGCTACGGCCCCCTGGCCTTTCCCGAGGGCGGGGTGAGCCGGGTGGCGGGGTTCTCAGGGCGGCTTTTGGAGCTCCTGGCGGTTCTGGAGGCCCAGGACCCTAAGGCCCACCTCAGGGCCAGGGTATCCGAGGCTTCCTTGGCGGAGGAAGAGGAAGAAGGGGAAGGACAAGGGAGGTGA